The Gossypium arboreum isolate Shixiya-1 chromosome 6, ASM2569848v2, whole genome shotgun sequence DNA window TTTAAGAGAAAGAATTTGAAACTtgaaaagaagatagaaaagcTTGAAGAGGAGAAGATGTACCTGAGTCTAGATGTTGACCTGCAAAAGAAGGAGGTTGAAAAAGTTAGAAAGGAAAAAAGGAAGGTTGAGGAGGACCGAGATGATTTAAAAGAGGACTATAAGAAGGCACAAGTATCTTTAAAGTGAGTGGGGTTAGGAAGGTCTTCGGAACAGTGGCAGAAAGAAGTTCAAGAGAAAAAAGctagagccgagtattgggagaagaagttccaagagatgcggtCACAGAATTTGACATTAGAGAAAGAGAATAAAGGTTTGAAGACtaaggtaactgagcttggaagatcccttcgttggcaccgaaaccatgatcctacggtctagttaaaggagctaaaaagtaaggttgaagatttggaagtggcattgcatgatggtgaacttcggattgagcagctcgaggcgcAAGAAGATTGTTTCAAAGAAGAGCTCCATCAAGTTAAAGGTCAAGTCAGAGATAAGGATTACATTATTGGGGAGGCTATAGCCCAGATTCGAGAGATTGCTGAATATGTTCGAGACTTAGCAGTACGAGCTGATGCGTCGAGTATGATGTATGAGTCAGCGTCTGATAAaggtcgagagttagcccttttattagataaagtT harbors:
- the LOC108484845 gene encoding stress response protein NST1-like gives rise to the protein MEEVRPMEEYLQVIPSELDIMKQEFKRKNLKLEKKIEKLEEEKMYLSLDVDLQKKEVEKVRKEKRKVEEDRDDLKEDYKKAQWQKEVQEKKARAEYWEKKFQEMRSQNLTLEKENKGLKTKLEAQEDCFKEELHQVKGQVRDKDYIIGEAIAQIREIAEYVRDLAVRADASSMMYESASDKGRELALLLDKVRTLGVGAKAYM